From Pseudomonas sp. CCI4.2, one genomic window encodes:
- a CDS encoding DUF2931 family protein: MKKLWALLGLVLIAGCQAADPLSGVNDPHHPWWDLRFSAPRYMTGWVEMSAVVDINNRFFPRRGGGAIGTGAFRNDGIEYAHGWADTGGNGSFVTGADLPKRVFVRWQSSVEPQTYQGWIEISEEARQLMRHSIARRCAEDPEDPASWHPSMTLGLAPGGIVQVWVWDECLRRVAFNRAQVGIEPLGPDLGKSNGHYFQQTKDSKQYVERFGIPYGSW, translated from the coding sequence ATCAAGAAGTTGTGGGCACTATTGGGGCTAGTTCTGATCGCTGGATGCCAAGCCGCCGACCCATTGTCTGGCGTAAATGACCCCCATCACCCATGGTGGGATTTACGGTTTTCTGCACCAAGGTATATGACGGGTTGGGTCGAGATGAGCGCGGTGGTGGATATCAATAACCGATTCTTTCCACGCAGAGGCGGCGGCGCTATCGGCACCGGAGCTTTTCGGAACGACGGCATCGAATATGCCCATGGATGGGCGGATACCGGCGGAAACGGAAGTTTTGTCACCGGCGCCGATCTCCCGAAGCGGGTCTTCGTGCGCTGGCAGTCCTCGGTTGAGCCCCAAACCTACCAAGGCTGGATTGAAATCTCGGAAGAAGCCCGACAACTGATGCGCCACTCCATCGCTCGACGGTGCGCCGAGGACCCGGAGGACCCCGCTTCTTGGCACCCGAGCATGACCTTGGGACTTGCCCCCGGCGGTATTGTTCAAGTGTGGGTGTGGGATGAGTGTTTACGCCGAGTCGCCTTTAACCGCGCTCAAGTTGGGATAGAACCTTTAGGTCCGGACCTTGGCAAATCAAACGGGCACTACTTCCAACAAACCAAAGATTCGAAGCAATACGTCGAACGCTTCGGCATTCCTTATGGCAGTTGGTGA
- a CDS encoding DUF2931 family protein, which produces MRKLAALLGLALIAGCQAADPLSGVNDPHHPWWDLRFSAPYYMTGWVEMGAVVDINNRFFPHLGAGGIGIEVFQNDDIEDARGWSDTGGNGSFVTGADLPKRVFVRWQSSVEPQTYQGWIEIPEEARQLMRHSIARRCAEDPEEPASWHPSMTLGLAPGGIVQVWVWDECLRRVAFNRAQVEVEPLGPYLGKSNGHYFQQTEDSKQYVERFGIPYGSW; this is translated from the coding sequence ATCAGAAAACTCGCTGCATTATTGGGTCTAGCTCTGATCGCAGGATGCCAAGCCGCCGACCCATTGTCTGGCGTAAATGACCCCCATCACCCATGGTGGGATTTACGGTTTTCTGCACCGTACTATATGACGGGTTGGGTCGAAATGGGCGCGGTGGTGGATATCAATAACCGATTCTTCCCACACCTAGGTGCCGGTGGAATTGGCATTGAAGTTTTCCAGAACGACGATATCGAAGATGCTAGAGGATGGTCGGATACCGGCGGAAACGGGAGTTTTGTCACCGGCGCCGATCTCCCGAAACGGGTCTTCGTACGCTGGCAGTCCTCGGTCGAGCCTCAAACCTACCAAGGCTGGATAGAGATCCCGGAAGAAGCCCGACAACTGATGCGCCACTCCATCGCTCGACGGTGCGCCGAGGACCCGGAGGAACCCGCTTCTTGGCACCCCAGCATGACCTTGGGACTTGCCCCCGGCGGTATTGTTCAAGTGTGGGTGTGGGATGAGTGTTTACGCCGAGTCGCCTTCAACCGCGCTCAAGTCGAAGTCGAGCCTTTAGGCCCGTATCTGGGTAAATCAAACGGGCATTACTTTCAACAAACCGAAGATTCGAAGCAATACGTCGAACGTTTCGGCATTCCTTATGGCAGTTGGTAA
- a CDS encoding YhcB family protein encodes MEHSLLVWLLPTIALVAGVVIGFLVARLLPNAAPSSTQRQLDDVQERFNSYQNEVVTHFNSTANLVNKLSQSYQEVQEHLADGANRLALDEQTRQRLLASLHADTTQAPRDRLTPPRNSEAPKDYAPKTPNAPGMLDEHYGLKK; translated from the coding sequence GTGGAACACTCGCTCTTAGTTTGGTTGTTGCCGACTATCGCCCTGGTTGCAGGTGTGGTCATTGGTTTCCTGGTCGCACGTCTGCTGCCCAACGCTGCCCCGAGCAGCACTCAGCGTCAGCTGGATGATGTTCAGGAGCGCTTCAATAGTTATCAGAACGAGGTAGTCACCCACTTCAACAGCACGGCGAATCTGGTGAACAAGCTTTCGCAGAGCTATCAGGAAGTACAGGAACACCTTGCCGATGGTGCCAACCGCCTGGCCTTGGATGAGCAAACGCGTCAGCGTTTACTCGCCAGCTTGCACGCTGACACCACGCAAGCACCTCGGGACCGCCTGACCCCACCGCGCAACTCTGAAGCGCCAAAGGACTACGCGCCCAAGACCCCAAATGCACCCGGCATGCTGGACGAGCATTACGGTTTGAAAAAGTGA
- a CDS encoding alpha/beta hydrolase, whose translation MRETPVLIDGPVGQIEALYLDTEGARGVALICHPNPVQGGTMLNKVVSTLQRTARDAGLITLRFNYRGTGASAGTHDMASGEVDDAQAAAQWLRNKHLDLPMTLLGFSFGGFVAASLGGRLEAKGEKLAHLFMVAAAVTRLSADHSLPQNCPITLIQPETDEVIDPQAVYDWSDALKRPHELLKVAECGHFFHGKLTDLKELVLPRLSN comes from the coding sequence ATGCGCGAAACCCCTGTATTGATTGATGGCCCAGTCGGCCAAATCGAAGCCCTTTACCTCGATACCGAGGGCGCTCGCGGTGTGGCGCTGATCTGCCATCCTAACCCGGTGCAGGGCGGGACCATGCTAAATAAGGTCGTATCGACATTGCAGCGAACCGCACGCGACGCGGGTTTGATCACCTTGCGCTTCAACTATCGCGGAACCGGCGCCAGCGCCGGCACCCATGACATGGCGTCCGGCGAAGTCGATGATGCCCAAGCGGCGGCGCAGTGGTTGCGCAATAAACACCTCGATTTGCCGATGACGCTGCTGGGCTTCTCGTTTGGCGGCTTTGTCGCAGCCAGCCTCGGTGGGCGTCTGGAAGCCAAGGGTGAAAAATTGGCGCATTTGTTCATGGTGGCCGCTGCGGTCACGCGCCTGAGCGCCGATCACTCGTTGCCGCAAAACTGTCCGATCACCTTGATCCAGCCAGAAACCGACGAGGTGATCGATCCGCAGGCCGTCTATGACTGGTCCGATGCCCTCAAGCGCCCCCATGAGCTGCTGAAAGTGGCAGAATGCGGACACTTTTTTCACGGCAAGCTGACTGACCTCAAAGAGTTGGTCCTGCCACGCCTTTCGAATTGA
- a CDS encoding tryptophan--tRNA ligase: protein MTTRILTGITTSGTPHLGNYAGAIRPAIIASRQSDADSFYFLADYHALIKCDDPLRIQRSRLEIAATWLAAGLDVDRVTFYRQSDIPEIPELTWLLTCVAAKGLLNRAHAYKASVDKNVEAGEDPDAGITMGLYSYPVLMAADILMFNAHKVPVGRDQIQHVEMARDIGQRFNHLFGQGKEFFVMPEALIEESVATLPGLDGRKMSKSYDNTIPLFSNAKEMKAAISQIVTDSRAPGEAKDPDNSHLFTLYQAFATPEQGAEFRSELLQGLGWGEAKQRLFALLDAELGEARESYHGFMARPADLEDILLAGAVKARAVATPFLGQLREAVGLRSFRSVVQNADSGKKKAAKGVRFVSFREDDGSFRFRLLAADGEQLLLSRTFADGKTAGAVSKQLQLGGELDLRSEDDRFTVWLDEACVADSPEFADSFARDAAIENLKRALAPQ, encoded by the coding sequence ATGACCACTCGTATCCTGACCGGTATTACCACTTCCGGTACGCCGCACCTCGGCAACTATGCCGGTGCCATTCGCCCGGCGATCATCGCCAGCCGCCAGAGCGATGCGGATTCGTTCTACTTCCTGGCTGATTATCACGCCCTGATCAAATGCGACGACCCGCTGCGCATTCAGCGTTCGCGTCTGGAAATCGCTGCGACTTGGCTGGCTGCCGGCCTTGATGTTGATCGAGTCACGTTTTATCGCCAGTCCGACATCCCGGAAATCCCTGAGCTGACTTGGCTGTTGACCTGTGTAGCGGCCAAGGGCTTGCTCAACCGCGCGCACGCTTATAAAGCCTCGGTGGACAAAAACGTTGAAGCCGGTGAAGACCCGGACGCCGGTATCACGATGGGTTTGTACAGCTACCCGGTGCTGATGGCGGCTGACATCCTGATGTTCAACGCGCACAAAGTGCCGGTCGGCCGTGATCAGATCCAGCACGTGGAAATGGCCCGCGACATTGGTCAGCGTTTCAACCACCTGTTCGGCCAAGGCAAAGAATTTTTTGTCATGCCCGAAGCGTTGATTGAAGAAAGCGTCGCCACGCTGCCGGGCCTGGATGGTCGCAAAATGTCGAAAAGCTACGACAACACCATTCCGTTGTTCAGCAATGCCAAAGAGATGAAAGCCGCGATTTCGCAGATCGTCACCGACTCGCGCGCGCCGGGCGAAGCCAAAGATCCAGACAACTCGCACCTGTTTACCCTCTATCAAGCCTTCGCCACCCCGGAGCAAGGCGCTGAGTTCCGTTCTGAGCTATTACAGGGCTTGGGTTGGGGCGAGGCCAAGCAACGTTTGTTCGCGTTGCTTGACGCTGAGCTGGGGGAGGCCCGCGAGAGTTATCACGGTTTCATGGCGCGTCCCGCCGACCTGGAAGATATTCTGCTCGCCGGTGCGGTAAAAGCCCGCGCCGTCGCGACGCCGTTCCTCGGCCAATTGCGTGAGGCGGTGGGCCTGCGGTCGTTCCGCAGCGTTGTGCAAAACGCCGACAGCGGGAAGAAAAAAGCCGCCAAAGGCGTGCGGTTTGTCAGCTTCCGTGAAGACGACGGCAGCTTCCGTTTTCGCCTGCTCGCCGCCGACGGTGAGCAATTGTTACTGTCGCGCACGTTCGCTGATGGCAAAACGGCGGGTGCGGTCAGCAAGCAATTGCAGCTGGGTGGCGAGCTGGACCTGCGCAGCGAGGATGATCGCTTCACGGTATGGCTCGACGAAGCGTGTGTGGCGGACAGCCCTGAGTTTGCCGACAGTTTCGCGCGGGATGCAGCCATCGAAAACCTCAAGCGCGCGTTAGCCCCGCAATAG
- the zapE gene encoding cell division protein ZapE: MTPLERYQADLKRPDFFHDAAQETAVRHLQRLYDDLVAAQHSKPGLLGKLFGKKPQAPVKGLYFWGGVGRGKTYLVDTFFEALPFKEKVRTHFHRFMKRVHEEMRTLNGEKNPLIIIAKRFSDEARVICFDEFFVSDITDAMILGTLMEELFKNGVTLVATSNIVPDGLYKDGLQRARFLPAIALIKVNTDIVNVDSGVDYRLRHLEQAELFHFPLNDAAEESLRKSFKALTPECTQATKNDVLMIENREIRAMLTCDDVAWFDFRELCDGPRSQNDYIELGKIFHAVLISGVEQMSVKTDDIARRFINMVDEFYDRNVKLIISAEVELKDLYTGGRLNFEFQRTLSRLLEMQSHEFLSRPHKP, encoded by the coding sequence ATGACTCCCCTAGAACGATATCAAGCTGATCTGAAGCGCCCCGACTTCTTCCATGATGCCGCGCAGGAAACTGCTGTGCGCCATCTGCAACGCCTGTACGACGACCTGGTCGCTGCGCAGCACAGCAAGCCGGGTCTGCTCGGCAAGCTGTTCGGCAAGAAGCCCCAGGCGCCCGTCAAAGGTTTGTATTTTTGGGGTGGCGTTGGCCGTGGCAAGACGTACCTGGTCGACACCTTCTTCGAAGCCTTGCCGTTCAAAGAAAAAGTCCGAACTCACTTCCACCGCTTTATGAAGCGTGTGCACGAAGAAATGAGGACGCTCAATGGCGAGAAAAACCCGCTGATCATTATCGCCAAGCGCTTTTCCGATGAGGCGCGGGTGATTTGTTTCGATGAGTTTTTCGTTTCGGACATCACCGACGCCATGATCCTTGGCACCCTGATGGAAGAATTGTTCAAAAACGGCGTGACCCTGGTCGCGACGTCGAACATTGTCCCGGACGGTTTGTATAAAGATGGTCTGCAGCGTGCGCGTTTTCTGCCGGCCATTGCGTTGATCAAAGTCAACACCGACATCGTCAACGTCGACAGTGGCGTGGACTATCGCTTGCGTCACCTTGAGCAGGCTGAGCTGTTTCACTTCCCGCTGAACGACGCCGCCGAAGAAAGTCTGCGCAAAAGCTTCAAGGCCCTGACCCCAGAGTGCACTCAGGCGACTAAAAACGATGTGCTGATGATCGAGAACCGCGAAATCCGGGCGATGCTCACTTGTGATGACGTGGCCTGGTTTGATTTTCGTGAATTGTGCGACGGCCCGCGCAGCCAGAACGACTACATCGAACTCGGCAAGATCTTCCACGCGGTGTTGATCAGCGGTGTTGAGCAGATGAGCGTCAAAACCGACGACATCGCCCGACGCTTCATTAATATGGTCGACGAATTTTACGATCGCAACGTCAAGCTGATCATCTCGGCTGAAGTTGAGCTCAAGGATTTGTACACCGGCGGTCGTCTGAACTTTGAGTTCCAGCGCACGTTGAGCCGACTGCTGGAAATGCAATCCCACGAATTCCTGTCGCGGCCACATAAGCCCTAG
- a CDS encoding GlxA family transcriptional regulator codes for MASLRYGKQLGQGLKTTFETRIVSPDGLSVRSFSEVMLPVEGGLEQSDVIILPAFWDDFDALCQRYPQVLPWLREQHAKGAVLCGEASGVFWLAQAGLLDGKEATTYWRAFTEFAQRFPKVLLNPEKHLTDADNLYCAGGTTSACDLYIYLIERFCGANVAQAVARDILYEVQRSYVPGRMGFGGQKLHQDVSILQIQQWLEEHFADKFRFEDVAREHSMSIRNFMRRFQTATGDKPLHYLQRMRIETAKGLLSGTRKSIKTISYEVGYDDASFFARLFRQHTELSPNQYRQQFQQEA; via the coding sequence CTGGCCAGCCTGCGCTATGGAAAACAGCTCGGCCAAGGCCTGAAGACCACTTTCGAGACTCGAATCGTTAGCCCTGACGGACTTTCGGTACGCAGCTTCAGCGAAGTCATGCTGCCCGTAGAGGGCGGCCTGGAACAGAGCGATGTGATTATCCTGCCGGCGTTTTGGGATGATTTCGATGCGCTGTGCCAGCGATACCCCCAGGTTTTGCCATGGCTACGCGAACAACACGCCAAGGGCGCCGTGCTGTGTGGCGAGGCCAGCGGGGTGTTCTGGCTGGCACAAGCTGGCTTGCTGGACGGCAAGGAGGCGACCACCTATTGGCGCGCTTTTACCGAGTTTGCGCAGCGTTTTCCAAAGGTGCTGCTCAATCCAGAAAAACACCTGACCGACGCCGACAACCTGTATTGCGCTGGCGGCACGACCTCAGCCTGCGATCTCTACATCTACCTGATCGAACGTTTCTGCGGGGCCAACGTTGCCCAAGCCGTGGCGCGTGACATTCTTTACGAAGTACAGCGCAGCTACGTGCCGGGGCGGATGGGATTTGGTGGGCAGAAACTGCACCAAGACGTGAGTATCCTGCAAATTCAGCAATGGCTCGAAGAGCATTTTGCCGACAAGTTTCGTTTCGAAGACGTAGCGCGCGAGCACAGCATGAGCATCCGTAACTTCATGCGCCGCTTCCAGACGGCCACCGGCGACAAGCCGCTGCATTATTTGCAAAGAATGCGCATCGAAACGGCCAAAGGCTTGCTGTCCGGAACGCGCAAAAGCATCAAGACGATAAGCTATGAGGTCGGATACGACGACGCCAGCTTCTTCGCGCGCCTGTTTCGCCAGCACACGGAATTGTCACCCAACCAGTACCGCCAGCAGTTTCAGCAGGAAGCCTGA
- a CDS encoding acyl-CoA dehydrogenase family protein — protein MIPRTLFSSEHELFRSSVRKFLEQEAQPFHAQWEKQGYIDRALWNKAGEQGMLCSHLPEEYGGMAADFLYSTVVIEEIGRLGLTGIGFSLHSDIVAPYILHYGSEALKLKYLPKLVSGEMVTAIAMTEPGAGSDLQGVKTTAVLGGDEYVINGSKTFITNGFLADLVIVVAKTDPKAGAKGTSLFLVEASSQGFAKGKRLEKVGMKAQDTSELFFQDVRVPKDNLLGQAGMGFAYLMQELPQERLTVAVGALASAEAALQWTLDYTRERKAFGKAIAEFQNTRFKLAEIATEVQIGRVFVDRCLELHLEGKLDVPTAAMAKYWCTDLQCKVLDECVQLHGGYGFMWEYPIARAWADARVQRIYAGTNEIMKEIIARTL, from the coding sequence ATGATCCCTAGAACCCTGTTCAGCTCCGAACACGAACTCTTTCGCAGCAGCGTGCGTAAATTTCTTGAGCAGGAGGCGCAGCCGTTTCATGCGCAGTGGGAAAAACAGGGTTATATCGATCGCGCCTTATGGAACAAGGCGGGAGAGCAGGGGATGTTGTGTTCGCATTTGCCCGAAGAATACGGCGGCATGGCGGCAGACTTTCTCTATAGCACCGTGGTGATCGAAGAAATCGGTCGGCTGGGCCTGACGGGGATCGGTTTTTCTTTGCATTCAGATATCGTCGCGCCGTACATCCTGCATTACGGCAGCGAAGCCCTGAAGCTCAAGTACCTGCCGAAATTGGTTTCGGGAGAAATGGTGACCGCCATTGCGATGACCGAGCCAGGTGCGGGTTCCGATCTGCAAGGCGTGAAAACCACGGCTGTGTTAGGCGGCGATGAGTACGTGATCAACGGCTCCAAGACGTTTATTACCAACGGCTTTCTGGCTGATTTGGTGATCGTCGTTGCCAAGACGGACCCTAAGGCCGGGGCCAAAGGCACCAGTTTGTTTCTAGTAGAGGCCAGCTCGCAGGGGTTTGCCAAAGGTAAGCGCCTGGAAAAGGTCGGGATGAAAGCCCAGGACACCTCCGAGCTGTTCTTTCAGGACGTGCGTGTGCCCAAGGACAATCTGTTGGGTCAGGCCGGCATGGGTTTCGCCTATCTGATGCAGGAGCTGCCTCAAGAGCGATTGACGGTTGCAGTCGGGGCGTTGGCGTCTGCCGAAGCAGCCTTGCAATGGACGCTGGACTACACCCGGGAACGCAAAGCGTTCGGAAAGGCTATCGCGGAATTCCAAAACACTCGGTTCAAGCTCGCTGAAATCGCGACTGAAGTGCAGATTGGTCGGGTATTTGTTGATCGCTGTCTTGAGCTGCACCTAGAGGGCAAGCTGGACGTGCCCACCGCGGCGATGGCGAAATACTGGTGCACAGACTTGCAATGCAAAGTGCTCGACGAGTGTGTGCAGTTGCATGGCGGCTACGGTTTTATGTGGGAATACCCCATCGCCCGGGCTTGGGCGGATGCTCGGGTGCAGAGGATTTATGCGGGAACCAATGAAATCATGAAGGAAATTATTGCCCGGACCTTGTGA
- the rplM gene encoding 50S ribosomal protein L13 — MKTFTAKPETVTRDWFVVDAAGQTLGRLATEIASRLRGKHKPEYTPHVDTGDYIVVINAEQIRVTGAKTTDKIYYSHSGFPGGIKSINFEKLIAKAPERVIETAVKGMLPKNPLGRDMYRKLKVYAGAVHPHTAQQPQELKF, encoded by the coding sequence ATGAAAACTTTTACTGCTAAACCGGAAACAGTTACGCGCGACTGGTTCGTCGTCGACGCTGCTGGTCAGACACTGGGTCGTCTGGCGACCGAGATCGCGAGCCGTCTTCGTGGCAAGCACAAACCGGAATACACTCCGCACGTCGATACAGGCGATTACATCGTCGTTATCAACGCTGAGCAAATCCGCGTTACCGGTGCTAAAACCACCGACAAGATCTACTACTCTCACTCTGGTTTTCCGGGCGGGATCAAGTCGATCAACTTTGAAAAGCTGATCGCTAAAGCCCCAGAGCGCGTGATCGAGACCGCGGTTAAAGGCATGCTGCCTAAGAACCCGCTGGGTCGCGACATGTATCGTAAGCTGAAAGTCTATGCGGGCGCTGTACACCCTCATACTGCTCAGCAGCCCCAAGAACTGAAGTTTTAA
- the rpsI gene encoding 30S ribosomal protein S9, translating into MSATQNYGTGRRKTATARVFLRPGTGNISINNRTLDGFFGRETARMVVRQPLELTQTTEKFDIYVTVIGGGTSGQAGAIRHGITRALMQYDETLRGALRKAGFVTRDAREVERKKVGLRKARKRPQYSKR; encoded by the coding sequence ATGTCGGCGACTCAAAATTACGGCACTGGCCGTCGCAAGACCGCAACTGCACGCGTTTTCCTGCGTCCAGGTACCGGCAACATCTCTATCAACAACCGTACTCTTGACGGTTTCTTCGGTCGCGAAACTGCCCGCATGGTAGTTCGTCAGCCGCTGGAATTGACTCAGACTACCGAGAAATTCGACATCTACGTCACTGTTATCGGTGGCGGCACAAGTGGTCAAGCTGGCGCAATCCGCCACGGTATCACTCGCGCTCTGATGCAGTATGACGAAACCCTGCGTGGCGCTCTGCGCAAAGCTGGCTTCGTTACTCGCGATGCTCGTGAAGTAGAGCGTAAGAAAGTCGGTCTGCGTAAAGCGCGTAAGCGTCCGCAGTACTCGAAGCGTTAA
- the petA gene encoding ubiquinol-cytochrome c reductase iron-sulfur subunit, whose amino-acid sequence MSNDGVNAGRRRFLVAATSVVGAAGAVGAAVPFVGSWFPSAKAKAAGAPVKVNISKVEPGQQMIAEWRGQPVFIVRRTAEILGNLKKIEGQLSDPTSKNSSQPTYVDPELRSIKPEILLLVGICTHLGCSPTFRPEVAPADLGKDWVGGYFCPCHGSHYDLAGRVYKSQPAPLNLPVPPHSYESDSIIVIGVDQEKAS is encoded by the coding sequence ATGAGCAATGACGGCGTGAATGCAGGCCGGCGTCGCTTCCTCGTAGCAGCCACATCCGTGGTTGGTGCTGCAGGAGCGGTGGGGGCGGCGGTCCCGTTCGTGGGGTCATGGTTTCCCAGTGCCAAGGCGAAAGCCGCAGGTGCACCGGTAAAGGTGAATATCAGCAAGGTCGAACCAGGACAGCAAATGATTGCCGAGTGGCGTGGTCAGCCGGTATTCATCGTCCGTCGTACCGCAGAGATTTTAGGGAACCTGAAAAAGATCGAGGGGCAACTTTCCGATCCGACTTCAAAGAACTCCTCGCAACCGACATACGTCGACCCGGAACTACGTTCGATCAAACCAGAGATTCTGCTGCTGGTCGGTATCTGTACGCATTTGGGATGTTCGCCGACGTTCCGTCCCGAAGTAGCCCCCGCAGATCTCGGCAAAGACTGGGTAGGTGGTTATTTCTGCCCTTGCCACGGTTCGCACTACGATCTGGCCGGGCGTGTTTACAAGTCTCAACCGGCACCCTTGAATCTACCTGTGCCGCCGCATTCCTATGAGTCGGACAGCATCATCGTCATCGGCGTCGATCAGGAGAAAGCGTCATGA
- a CDS encoding cytochrome bc complex cytochrome b subunit, with the protein MSKFMDWVDARFPATKMWEDHLSKYYAPKNFNFFYFFGSLALLVLVNQIVTGVWLTMSYTPSAEEAFASVEYIMRDVEYGSILRLLHSTGASAFFIVVYLHMFRGLLYGSYQKPRELVWLFGMLIYLALMAEAFMGYLLPWGQMSYWGAQVIISLFGAIPVIGGDLTQWIRGDYLISGITLNRFFALHVVALPIVILGLVVLHVLALHEVGSNNPDGVDIKKHKDENGIPLDGIPFHPYYTVKDIVGVVVFLFVFCSIVFFFPEMGGYFLEKPNFEVANAFKTPEHIAPVWYFTPFYAILRAIPDKLMGVIAMGAAIAVLFVLPWLDRSPVKSMRYKGWLSKIWLVVFCVAFVILGVLGVLPPTPERTILSQVCTFLYFAYFILMPFYTRLEKTKPVPERVTG; encoded by the coding sequence ATGAGTAAGTTCATGGACTGGGTGGATGCGCGCTTCCCTGCCACAAAAATGTGGGAAGACCATCTCAGCAAGTATTACGCACCAAAAAACTTCAACTTCTTCTACTTCTTCGGCTCGCTGGCATTGCTGGTGCTGGTCAATCAGATCGTTACTGGTGTCTGGCTGACCATGAGCTACACGCCGTCGGCTGAAGAAGCGTTTGCTTCCGTCGAATACATCATGCGTGACGTGGAATATGGCTCGATCCTGCGCCTGCTTCACTCAACGGGCGCCTCTGCGTTCTTCATTGTGGTTTATCTGCACATGTTCCGTGGGCTGCTATACGGTTCGTATCAGAAGCCGCGTGAGCTGGTCTGGTTGTTCGGGATGCTGATCTACTTGGCGCTGATGGCTGAAGCATTCATGGGGTATCTGCTGCCTTGGGGCCAGATGTCCTATTGGGGGGCCCAGGTGATCATCTCGCTGTTCGGTGCGATTCCTGTCATCGGTGGTGACCTGACTCAATGGATTCGTGGTGACTACCTGATTTCAGGTATTACCCTGAACCGCTTCTTTGCATTGCACGTCGTGGCGTTGCCGATCGTTATCCTGGGTCTGGTGGTGTTGCACGTTCTGGCGCTGCACGAAGTGGGCTCCAACAACCCCGACGGCGTTGACATCAAGAAACACAAAGACGAAAACGGCATACCGTTGGACGGCATCCCCTTCCATCCGTATTACACCGTGAAAGACATCGTCGGCGTTGTGGTGTTCCTGTTCGTCTTTTGCTCGATCGTATTTTTCTTCCCAGAAATGGGCGGTTATTTCCTCGAGAAGCCTAACTTCGAAGTAGCGAACGCGTTCAAGACCCCTGAGCACATTGCTCCGGTTTGGTACTTCACGCCGTTCTACGCGATCCTGCGTGCGATCCCGGACAAGCTCATGGGTGTTATCGCCATGGGTGCTGCGATTGCCGTCCTGTTCGTGTTGCCGTGGCTTGATCGTAGTCCGGTCAAATCTATGCGTTATAAGGGTTGGCTGAGCAAGATCTGGTTGGTGGTGTTCTGCGTGGCGTTCGTGATTCTGGGTGTGCTGGGCGTTTTGCCGCCAACCCCTGAGCGCACGATTCTGTCGCAGGTCTGTACGTTTCTGTACTTTGCCTACTTCATTCTGATGCCGTTCTATACCCGGCTCGAGAAGACCAAACCGGTTCCAGAAAGGGTGACTGGCTGA
- a CDS encoding cytochrome c1 translates to MKKLFAVLIFALLPVLSYAAEHGPELEHVDIDVSDKAAMQDGARTFANYCMGCHSAKFQRYERVADDLGIPHDLMLDKLIFTGAKIGDHMTIGMQPADAKAWFGAAPPDLTLVARVRGTDWLYGYLRSFYEDPARPWGVNNKVFPNVGMPNVLAGLQGRQVIGCKQIQMVEDGKKQFDPLTGSPLTHEACDQLTVLPKTGSLNEEQFDEKVKNLVTFLAYSANPVKLQHQRIGTYVLLYLAFFFVFAYLLKREYWKDVH, encoded by the coding sequence ATGAAAAAGCTATTTGCTGTACTGATTTTTGCTCTCCTGCCCGTTTTGTCTTATGCGGCAGAGCACGGCCCTGAGTTGGAACATGTTGATATCGACGTGTCTGATAAGGCGGCCATGCAAGACGGTGCTCGTACGTTTGCGAACTACTGCATGGGTTGCCATAGCGCCAAGTTTCAACGCTATGAGCGTGTGGCTGACGATCTGGGTATCCCCCACGATCTGATGCTGGACAAGCTGATTTTCACGGGCGCCAAGATTGGCGACCATATGACTATCGGCATGCAGCCTGCTGACGCTAAAGCCTGGTTCGGGGCGGCTCCGCCCGATCTGACCCTGGTAGCTCGTGTTCGCGGTACTGACTGGCTCTACGGTTATCTGCGCTCGTTCTATGAAGATCCTGCACGTCCATGGGGCGTGAACAACAAGGTTTTCCCGAACGTTGGTATGCCTAACGTACTGGCGGGCCTTCAAGGTCGTCAGGTCATTGGCTGCAAGCAGATCCAAATGGTTGAAGATGGCAAGAAGCAATTTGACCCCCTGACCGGCTCTCCATTGACCCACGAAGCATGCGATCAATTGACCGTATTGCCGAAAACCGGGTCGTTAAATGAAGAACAGTTCGATGAGAAGGTCAAAAATCTTGTAACCTTCCTCGCTTACTCGGCGAATCCGGTGAAGCTGCAACATCAGCGCATCGGGACCTATGTATTGCTTTACCTGGCCTTCTTCTTCGTCTTCGCGTATTTACTCAAACGCGAATATTGGAAAGACGTCCACTGA